The nucleotide window tatgtctatagccaAGGTCATATCCACGTTCACGTccacggctacggctacggctacgtcGACGGGGATGGCGACGGCAATGGcgacggctacggctacggctatggctacggctacgtctatggctatggctatggctatgtctataactatgtctatggttatggctatgactatgtctatgtctatgggtatggctatggctatgtctgtctggCTATGGCTTTGTGttagtctatgtctatgtctatgtttatTGCTATAACTgtctatgtctggctatggctatgtctatgtctatgtctatggttatggctatggcaatgtctatgtgtatgggtatggctatgtctatgtatatggctctggctacggctatggctatgtctatggctatggctatggctatggaactatttatgtctggctatggctatggctatggctatggctatgtcaatgtatatctatggctatggctatggatatggctatgtctatgactatgtctatgtctaaatctttggctatgtctatgtctatggctatgtatatggctaaggctatgtgtatgtctatatttattgctatggctatagctatggctatggctatggctatatctatgtctatgtcaatgtctaagtctatatctatggctagggctatgtcaaTGTCTGGATAAGGCTATAATTAAGGCTATGACTGCGATTaaagctatggctacggctatggctatggctacggctatggctacagctacggCTATGGCTAGGGTTacagctatgtctatggctaaggctatggatatggctacagctatggctatatctatgtccatgtctatggctaaggctatggctatggctatgtgcatgtctagggctatggctatggctatgactctgtctatgtctatgggtatggctatggctatgttcatggctatggctattgctctGGCCTTAGCTGTCTATATCTTTGTCTATggctgtctatggctatgactatgtctatgttcatggctacggctacggctatggctacggttacgtctatggctaaggctatggatgtgtctatgtctgtctatggctatagctatggctaagtctatgcttatggctatggctatggctatgattatggctatggctctgtctatgtctatagcCATGGCCATATCCACGTTCACGTCCACATCCACGGCTATGGCTACGTTGACGGggatggctatgtctatggctatgtctatggttatggctatgactatgtctatgtctatgggtatggctatggctatgtctgtctggctatggctatgtgttagtctatgtctatgtctatgtttattgttatgactatgtctatgtctggctatggctatgtctatgtctatgtctatggttatggctatggctagtCTAagtctatgggtatggctatgtccatgtatatggctctggctatggctatggctatgtctatggctatggctatggctatggaacTATCTATGTCTGGCTtgggctatggctatgactatggctatgtcaatgtatgtctgtggctatggctatggatatggctatgtctatgactatgtgtATGTCTAAAtctttggctatgtctatgtctatggctatgtatatgtctatggctatgtgtatgtctatgtttatggctatggctatagctatggctatggctatgtctatggctatggctatatctatggctatgtcaatGTCTAAGTCTAtatccatggctatggctatgtcaataTCTGGAtaaggctatggctaaggctatgactGTGACTaaagctatggctacggctatatctaaggctatggctatggctatggcaatggctacgGCTATGGTTACAGCTAATGCTATGGCAAGGGCTACAGCTATGTCTATGGCAAAGGCTATGGACTTGGCTACGGCTAGGGCTATATTtatgtccatgtctatggctaaggctatggctatggctatgtgcatGTCTagggctatggatatggctatgactctgtctaagtctatggctatggctatcgcTATGGCTATGttcatggctatggctattgctctGGCTATGGCTGTCTATATCTATGTCAATggctgtctatggctatgactatgtctatgttcatggctacggctatggctatggctacgtctatggctatggctatgtctttgtctatgtctatgtctagggttatggctatgactatgtctatggctatggctatggctatgtctatggcaatggcaatggcaatggttatgtctatgtgtatggctatggctatggctatggctatatgtctatggctatcgctatggctatggctatgtctaaagctatggctatggctatggttatgtctatgactatggctaaggctatgtctctgtctatgtctatggatatggctataattatggctatggctatggctatgtctgtctatggctatggctatggctatgactatggctatagctatggctatgtctatgactatgtctatggctatggctatggctatgtctagggcTGTGGCTATGGTAAaggctatggctaagtctatgtctatttctatggctatgtctatggctatttctttgGGTATGTATATGGCTATTGCTattgctacggctatggctatgtctatggctatggctatgtctatgtatatagctatggctatgtctatgtctatttctatggctatgtctatggctatggctatggctatgtatatggctttgtctatggctatggctatgtctatggctatggctatggctatgtctatgtgtatagctagggctatgtctatgtctatggctatggctatgtgtatggctatggctaagtctatggctatggttgtctatggctatggctgtgtctatggctatggctatggctatgtctatggctatggctaactatgtctatggctatggctatggctttgtctatggctatggctatggctatggcaatggcaatggcaatggctatgactatgtatatgtctatggctatggcaatgtctgtCCATAGCTATGGCTATGGCAGTGGCTATGTCTTTTTgtacggctacggctatggctacgtctatggATATGGCTACGGgtacagctatggctatggctatggctatgacaatGTCTAGAGCTaaggctatgtttatgtctatggctatggctatttttATAGGTATGTaaaccatggctatggctatggctttgtctatgtctatgtctctgtctatggctGTGGctgtgtctatgtctatgactaccGCTACGGCTATGACTacgtctatggctacggctacagctatggccatagctatggctatggctatgtctatggctatggctatggccatgtctatgactatggctatggctatatatatgtctatgtctatgtctatggctatggctatgtctatggctacggctacagctacgGCTATGGCTGAAGCTACatcatatggctatggctatggctatggttacaGCTAAGGCTACGGCTACTGCTAcatctatagctatggctatggccacatcaatggctatggctatggctatggctatgtctatttctatggctatttctatgggtatgtctatgtctatggctatagctatggctatttttatctctatggctatggctatgtctatgactatggctatggctatgtttatggctatgtgactatggctatggctatggctatgtctatgtttctggctatggctatgactatggctatggctatggctctggctatggctctggctatggctacgtctatgtctatggctatggtaatggctatgtctatgtctatggctatggctacggctatgtttattgctacggctatggctacggctacggtcACAGCTACATCTACGTTTGTGGCTATGgtaatggctatgtctatgtctatgtctatagctatggctatggctatggctatggctatgactatgtctatgtccatggctatggctacatctatgactatggctatggctacatctatggctatgtctatgtctatgtctatgcctatggctatggctttggctatggctatggctatggctatggttatggctatgtctaagtctatgtctatggctatggctatgtctatgtctatgtctatgactatggctatgtctatgtctatggctttggctatgtctatgtctacggctatggctatggttacatttagggctatggctatggctatgtctatggccatGGCCATGGccaagtctatgtctatggctttggctatggctatggctttggctatggctatgtctaattCTATGTCtaagtttatggctatggctatggctatggctacatctatggctatgtctatgtctatgcccatagctatggctttggctatggctatggctatggctttgactatggctatgtctatgtctatgactatggctatgtctatggctagggctatggctatggctacatttagggctatggctatggctatgtctatggccatGGCCATGGCCAAGtctatgtctatgcctatggctatggcttagtctatggctatgcctatggctatggctatggctatgtctcagtctatgtctatggctatggctatggctatatccatggctatggctatagctatggctacatctatggctctggctatggctatgtctatggccatGGCCATGGCcaagtctatgtctatgtctatgtcttgcctatggctatggctatggcttaggctatggctctgtctatatctatggctctgtctatgtctatggctataaaaatgtctatgtctatggctatggatgctatggctattgctatggctatgtctattgctatgtctacatctatgtctatggctatggctagggctatggctatggctatggctctaactatggctatggctctggctacatctatgtctatgtctgtctatggatatgactatggctatgtctatgtctatagccaTGGCCATGGCCCTGTCCATGTCtttgtttatatctatttctatgtctatggctatggctatggcaatgtctatggctatggctatggctttgtcaatggctatggctatgtctatggctatggctctgactatggctatagctctggctatgtgtatgtctatgtctatggctatggctatagctctgtctatatatatgtatatgtctatgtctatggctatgtttatgtgtatgtctatggctatgtctatgtcaatggctatggctatggatgctATGGCTAGGGatatggctatgattatggctctgtctatggctatggctatggctatgtctatgtctatgtctatggttatggctctgtctatggctatgtctatgtcttcagctatggctatagctatgtctatgtctatggctagggctatggctatgtctatatcttcagctatggctatggctatggctctggctatgtctatagcCATGGACATGTCCTTgaccatgtctatgtctatggctatggctatgggtatggctacGTCCACGTCCAAGTCCACGTCCAAGGCTACGGCTATGGCTTCGGCAACAGCGATGGCAACGGCAATGGcgacggctacggctacggctacatcTATGGCAATGgctttgtctatgtctatgtctatggctatggctatgcctatggctatgtctatgtctatttgtatggctatggctatgtctatgtttggttatggccatggctatggctatgtcttagtctatgtattggcgtgctactgttataagcacacattgagtatgtgttgtttcagatgtatgtaaatggataacagaatacatcttattagcctTAAGGTATTtactctataaaaacaacagagttaaacatctccatcactggaggaagctgggttggtcagatgaccaattctggtgaagtatagatatgaactgactaacttatcgatatcacagatatcgtatgcttagtttacattagactcgtcacaaactcggaagacacctgcatccggtgacgtcacaaactttcacacgctgagacaatgtgttgacgtttaagaagaatgtcatattgtcgaggtttgcattgtatgtcctgtttatgatttgaatgactacagcaagtcccacggctagctccttcaaccaacatgacatattacgtcatgtgttttaaacatgtaatattaactattctaactattacataagctcggccagctatctcaattttttcacaaaaatttaacaacaagccaaaacatggttactaggtgtgactggacatacgtattattctttgtttaactttagccataatcaaccgaggacgaatgtccaaataggcacattaaaaaataataacaataatgcatataaaaaagatattaccaaatcaaaaagaaaaatgcatgataaaacaaagatcatatatatggtacattgctagcaaatgattatatggtaccaaaaaaaaaaaaacttctgacttatatatgattcggtaacttgttaaagaataattgttacctttgtcagaaacataatactcaattttttagtgcacaaacacgaattcctggtacgtacatgtaccacggtttcgtacatatatatatatatttatatatagggctgatatattttattagatgcccatagattcttttatatattttttttttctcttttcttttttaacattccggcttatatatttttattagatgccgagagaaaaaatgatttatattttttttttttttaaatgtatttttaacaatgcaaatgtagaaaatttcctcaattacatattactagcgtactattagcttttcttacaaacacttcccgacaatttactcctttagcgaatgaggtggccactcaaacggctttgaattgaatcaagtagggagtattgtcgggactaggcgaatcgttcctttgtagctgcttgctgtgccgtaacctacgccaaacaaggatgttcacggcgataaatatcaccaccgtgatacccaatcctgctagtagtatgtggtgaaggatttccttataagtcggtgacaggtggtccctttcggtaagtttcatcaaccgctttgccacatgtccgatgtacgggagaggaagtgctggcattgtagaggtccacgtgaagttcgcgaagtaggctcgttctctgatgattgtccgtagaccagtcaccatggaattcggggaagtcccgacacaaccatctgctgcgacgaagatgtgggtgaaggacgtggatccgtcagggcatgatatattgaagccgtccttgtcgtatcgtatccacgagccattgttcagtctgcaattgaactcattattgtcaaagggataaagcttatccagacaattttcacttgtatgggagagagcaccgtctagcactatacctaactcgcatgaatccattaagtttttatggaattcaaatgagtcagctgtacatatttttctatccattgcgtctgaacagtgagttaattgatttaagtctttaatgaccgtatatgtttccttgtctggggaaatcaatacgtgtcctgttaaactggatattactggatttgagtgattcgtcatgaaagtcggaaatggtgatatcctgtaagattgccaggcatcagaagaatcaaagggaattgtaatcataatcttgttattatctacgtttactgtaattagactgtaataaaattctaacctatgttcgtctaacaaaggaacatagcctagtttatcccttccgttctccagaattaactttaagtaacttatccctggataggtacggtcctcggacacccctttaagggtatactcggacgcgaacgaccccgacgccaaaaaaaattcttaaaaaatcagtttttgcagtaacctccttttttcttttgccaaaaaaaacttcaatgaatgcttaaaacaactgtaaagataaatactactcatctgcagaaaaactatttattataaatattttaaaaaattaagtagaaaaaaaaaaaagacctgacataaaaattcataaaaaaaaagtttatacatatatacacaaatccttttaggaattgattcttgaatgtttaggacacatcttgatgtattttggatgaagtcagacccatggaggtgaagatctgaaatgagaaaaaaagggtaactttttttggccaaaaaaaattgtccaaatttcatgaatttttttgggtacccaaatgaaataggaagtggctattttttttagggaataaacatatgttatcctaaaatagaaatatgtaaaaaaatcttcattattttgtaaattacatttatatcaggggccatatctaaaggtaattttttgagtacttggaaatttcgtaaaaaaatacatatatttaatatataatatgatatttatgcaggtaaaaatataccaaaatatcacaaattctatagggaacaagaatatatatagatagggcagcttacgcttcggatatgtccacaaaatggccgccaatcacactgactcagactccctaatctgccacttgaaatgtaggaagggtatgtcaatttcaaggtgttatttactaatctaattattattggatatgcataaaaattgtatggtgggttgctggataattgtcgattattttacgactataaaattaaaattctgacccaaaaatttttttttgaagggaaataaaatcgaaaaaaaaaatgtgaaacaatattttagctaaaaaaatttgatgatattcaatcaaaaaaaaagtaaacaaaattttccgacaaataaacatctagaggaatcattactctgtgatagttccttagtacgtagtaattttgaaagaattgggaaaaaacgaaaaaatggcaatcaccggaaaatcgaacacatacctatatatacgccatatctggctaaaaaaaagataggcatgggtagccagatcatctagaaacactttccaacactataaaaatataagttttgcgacactacttgccaattccttacggtaacatgactaagcaaaaaaatgcaaaacaaataaaaaggggcactcgtggaaaaatggccattctaatatacggcatttcagaaaaaaaaaatttcagccacgtgctaggcaaaccatcaaggcatattttccgacaaataaacatataaatgaaatattactctgtgatagttccttagtacgtagtaattttgaaagaaatgggaaaaaacgaaaaaatggcaatcacaggaaaatcgaacacatacttatatatacgccatatctggctaaaaaaaaaaataggcatgggtagccagatcatctagaaacactttccaacactataaaaatataagttttgcgacactacttgccaattccttacggtaacatgactaagcaaaaaaatgcaaaacaaataaaaaggggcactcgcggaaaaatgcccaacattctaatatacggcatctcagataaaaaaaaaaagacatgcacgtgttagcccaaccatcaaggcacactttctaacacataaacatggaaaaaaatcaataatatacggcaattccttactac belongs to Palaemon carinicauda isolate YSFRI2023 chromosome 17, ASM3689809v2, whole genome shotgun sequence and includes:
- the LOC137656530 gene encoding sulfur globule protein CV2-like; the protein is MAMAMTTTKAMAMAISMAMAMDMATATATAMARATAMSMAKAMDMAKAMAISMSMSMAKAIAMGYGYGYGYGYVYVYSQGHIHVHVHGYGYGYVDGDGDGNGDGYGYGYGYGYVYGYGYGYVYNYVYGYGYDYVYVYGYGYGYVCLAMALC